The window AGCACTATGAGAACATAGAAAAATAGCCATATCAACCTCTTTAGTCATAGTATCTGCCAGGTTTACTAAATTACTGGTGACACACCGATAAGAACTAGTCCTCATGTCTCCAACACAAACCATCTTTACAAACAAAAATGCAGAATTTCAGATGCAAAGTCTCTACTTGTGTAAATATATCTGAAATGTAAACTAGCACCAAATTATGCTAGCCCCAACTGCAGCAAGGATGGGAGAGAGGAACTTGGGGTTTGGTATAAGTTCTACAAAAACTAGGGGTTTGGTTTTGCTGTGCGCTTAACAGGGAACTCTGAAGCAGAGAGGAGAGGATAGAAGAGGGCTGTGACTATGGAGTGACAGAGAACAGAGGTGGCGGCTGTGCAAAGAAATAAAAGGAGGGGAACCCTAAACTTCCCCTTCTGTGGTCTGTGGGGTGAGCCAAACCTTGCACGCATTCTGGCAAGTAGTTCTAGCCTAGGAGGTTCCAAACTCCTGGTTAACACCCAACAAATATGATAATTGCAAGTAGTGCCCAAGTTCTATTGGTACCAAATTTTGCGATGGCTTGCGAGGTTAGCCACAGGATAGAAAAATATGTGCATATCTGCTACGaactacttcctccgttcctaaatgtaagtctttggagagatttcactatgaaccatatacggagcaaaatgaatgaatctacactctaaaatgcatctatatacatccgtatgtggtccatagtgaaatctctacaaagacctatatttaggaacggagggagtactactttaTCAGACAAAAACATCACTAGACGAACAACCAGAGCTGAACAATAGAGAGAGAAAATATCAACAACTACCTGTTGCTCCCCCAGAGTAAGATTCAAAAGTTAGACAGGGAAATTTTGCGCAGCACTCCAATTTTAAACAGAATCTGACAAATACCACAAACCCTAGGCGTTTCTCCACGGCTCGTGACAGCATAGCCTGAGCAATGGCCGGACGAATCACCGCGCGACTCCGGCCACCACAAGGCATGGGCGCTCGGATGCAAAACATACCACCCCGCAGAACGCACGAAACAGAAACGACGGGATACACCGAATCGACGAGACGAAGCACACATCGACAGTGGCGGCACCAAATCGGGATGTGCGAAACCAAGGAGAGGGGTAGATCTAGAGAAACGTACCGGCGAACCGAGATCCGGAAGCCCGTGCGGTCTCGGATCTAGCGAGGTACGGCGCTTCGGGCGGGCTAGCTCGCCGTGGgagcggccggcggcggcgggagttCGTCGTTTGGGGGGTGGGAATTGGAGAAGAGGGGAGGCGGCCGAAAGAGACCAAATGCCACGGCACGGTTCAAAATGACCCCAGCCCAACGGTTACATTTCTGGCCTTCTTATACGTCAAACCGGACgactcttttgggccagtcggcAACTAGGTCCAAGGCCTCCTCCGCAACTGGGCCGGCCCGCCTCGACCCACGCCAGGTTCTTCCCCAACTCGACGCGAATCCGGCCGGCTCCTGGTTCCTGGAGCAGAGGAGCGGCGCAGCGAAAATGGCCgagcctcccgccgccgcctgccccaCCGAGCTGGAGCTCGCGCGGGCGCAGTGCCGCTCTCTGCACGATCGCCTCGCCGCGTCGCCGTCCCTGCCGCGCCACCCCGCTCTGCGCTCCCTCCTCCGCCTCGTCGCCGCCGAGCTGCGCTTCCTTGCCTCGAGTAGCCACCCCGACCCCGCCAGGCCGCTCTCCTCCAACCTGCCCCACCTCGGGGCGCTCCACCTCCTCCTCACCCACCCCGCCGTGCGCTCGCCCTCCCGCCTCTCGCCCCTCCCGGGCGTGGACTTCGCCTGCGCCTTCCGCTCCCGCCCCGCGTGGGTGCTCCTCTCCGCGCGCAACCCTTCAGGCTTCCAGTGGGTACCCCGCAAGGGCATCAGCTCCCGCGTCGCCGCCGTGCTGGATGCCGCGCGCTCCGCTCCGCCGGCAACCCACCCCGAGAAGCTGCTACTCGCCTTCGCCCGTGGCGTCAGCGCGGACATCGTGTTGGGGCTCGCCGATGAGTTCGGGGCCGTGGAGGTCGACTTGCTAGCGGAATTCGTTGGCGAGTCCGAGGACGTCGAGGAGGAGGATGGCTGGGTTAGCGTCAGCTTCCACCCCAATGAGGAGATGAGGAGCTTCAGGGCGTTCGAGATTGAAGTGCTGGATGGCGGTGGTGAAGTGTTGTTACCGCCACCGTGCCGCGGcgtggaggaggtggaggaggggAGCGGTGACCAATTGGGGGGTTGGTTTGCTGACTTCATGGGGAAGATGAGGATGAACTCCATGGAGATGGTGAATCTAGACACAACTGCTCTTATTGCGATAGTATCAGGTATCAGCAATGGAGGGGTGGGGAAGCTGATGGGTGCACCAGAGGCGGAGAGCAGGGCCAGGTTCAAGTGCAACTACAAGTTCGTCATGGATCAGGTGCTTTGGGAATATTTGATTTTCAACCTAGAAGAGTGTGTTCATAAATAATCTAGTTCATCTAGTTAATTGACTTCGAGTTTCTAATGCTGTTTGATAAATCTTGAATGTATATATCGACAATATTAAAGTTCAAACTATTACATATTTACAAATTTCTACAAAATATGTTTATATAGTCCAAGAAACATGATAAATCAGAATTCAGAAGAACATATTATCCATTGCCATCAGTGAAACCTGTTTTCTCAAAACACAAGTAGAGGACTATGTTGCCAACAAGAGCTGTAAATCTTGTGTCAAACTTATAGGATGTATTGTATTCATACTTTCTTGCAGGCGCAATCCGAGCTCCAGTCTCCAATATTTGTTGAACTGGGGAAAGCGGTGGACGGAAAGAAGTGTATCATATGTGAAGCGGTTAACTCAGAGTTCAACGAAATTGTTTCAATGTGTGGCGGGCCAGAGGAGAAAACCAGAGCAAGTCAATTACTGAAACAACTTACGTGAGCATAAAACCTTTATATTTCATAATTCTAATGGGCCTTTATTCTCCAGTATTAACTCTAGTTTTCAATGTTTATACATGACTTACCTTTATCTGGTCAAGTTAATGTAACGACCTACATTTGCAATCAGAGGGAGTATAACACTAATGGCCCTAGTATAAACTCTAGTTTTCAGTTTTGGTTCCATAGCCTGCCTTTGTTTCTACAGCAGATTTACTTGGTAGTTTCTTTATGTTTCTAATTTTGTAGTTATTTTTCTTTCTTATCTTTAAGGGAAAAACTGTAGTGCGGAATTGATCCAGACACTTTGCAAGTGTGACAGAACTAGGAGAAAAAATGTGTGGGAGAGATATTTGCTGAACATAAAGGGTGTTCCATGTATACAGAAAGTTTAATCTGAACTCTAATTCACTAATTCATTATCAACTTCCAGTTTCATGACCAATTCATTTTTAGTCTTTAGTCTGTTACACTTGCTTAGAGATGCTGAAGAAAAGTGTTAACTTCATTACTTCACTTCACGTAAAGGGGACCTATTCCGATCTATTTGTATCAAATGTTTTGGTGTCGACAAACTCGCTTCTTACACTGTTTTCTTGGTTGATGACTAGGCCCTTTCTTTTCCTACCTTTACTTTTATTTCTGTGTCACTATATGTAAGCTAGAGGGCAATGTATAAATAGCATTGTGAAACCCTACATTATCAGATGGGTATTTCCATTCTCCATTTCAATCCCGTCATTGTGCTGTGATACTTGAAGAAGGATATGTTCAGTGTGTTCACCCTTTTATCTCACTGTTGGTCATTTCACTCTGCTTACTGTTAGTATTCATGTAGCCTTGGTTGGTATTCTAGTCTCATTGTTGGCTTGTTGATTAACTAAGCTTTCTCTTTGGTGGTCAACAAATATGCAGCATATAGCATTATCTTGCTCAACTAAGAAATTGTATGTCTCTGTTTACTGTTTATTGTCACTTACAGTAATTTTATGCATGTGAATGGTCTTGAATTCTGTTTGCCCCGGTCAGTCATCTACCGCATACTTAGCCAGTGCTTTTGGACCTGCAGAATTGTCCCAGACAGTCCTTCAGCACGTATGATGGATCTTCCAACAACAAGGAAACTTGCCATGAAAAACAAAGTTGTTTTTGGTACAGGTGACCACTGGCGTGCTCCCACTTTGACTGCTAACATGGGGTTCGTAAGAGCTGTTTCACAGTCTGGTATGCCCTTGATGACCATCGAGCACAGACCTCGTGCCCTGATCGGCTTGTGAAGGCAGATAACCCCATAGTCTAAGTATTCCAAACTGAATGTAAGAGTCCTGAAGTTGTAACCAGCAAGTGTGTTGTAGTCTTAGTTCAGTCGATCCCATATTTTTGAAACGGCAGATAATAAGACATAATGGATATCTCATCTCTGTACATAAGATTgtactactagtagtacgtaAAATCGATAGGCTCAAACAGTGATGTGTGTATATTACTTTAGTTTGCTGGTTCGTCAAAATAAACAATCTTGACGCTAGCTTCCACGTGGATGCTGGATCCACGATACTCTTAAAGGGCGTTCGCTGCGGGCTCGAACTTCTATGTGGAACATGCTATGGATGCCCCGGCCATGGAGGCATTTGCCTATTGAAGGGGGGCTCCAGCTTGCGAATGATCTGAAAATTTTCTCCTTGTGATCGAATGTGATTCAACAGAAATCGTGCAAGCAATCTTGAACCCCTCAGATTACTGTGCGACAGGAGGAGCTGTGGTTACCAACGATCAAAGCATTGTGTCCCGGAAGTAAATGGAGTCACACATGAGCCTGATCCCATCCTGATTTCCTTTTTCCCCtgtcttgtactccctccgttccaaattactcgtcatggttttagttcaaatttaaactaaaacaatgacgagtaatttggaacggagggagtatagcAGACAATTTGTTTAATTATATAAGTAAACGCCAAAGTTCAAAAGAAGAACCAGGCCTCTAGAACAAGGCGCGCGGCTAAGGATGAGTGAAATTTCACGTTCTGTAAAAACGCTATCTAGAGCCAGGCAGGCGCTGAAGGCTGAACAAAGAACTTGCACATTCAACTGGTCTCTTTCCAAAACTGTTGTCTGgatttagtactccctccatatACATGTTTTAGTGTTTTTTGGcatgtatgtagtccatattgaaatatccagAATATCTTAGGAGTATTTGTAAACAGAGGAGTAGCTGATATACACAACATCAACAAAACGCCAGCTGCCCCTCACCCGGTTCAATGTCAGGAGAAAATCTTTTATCAAGAACGACAAAGTGACTTTAATACAACAATACGTTTTTTTCTCATGAATCCTGCTTTCACCACTTAATTCTCATACAGATGATGAAAGATTTTATTTCCACATCAACAGTAGGGCAAACATATCAAAAACCAGGACCGAGTAAATAGTAGCAGAACTCCACTGTTCCTTCAAGACCAAACAAATGTTTTACCTAAGATAAGACAATCCTTTAAAACCTAGTAAAACCAGAGGTAACTTGACGAGAACTAGTAATTTTTCCCGCAGTGTATCAAACTCCCAGCTCCCAAGAAAAGCCCGAATACCGCAGCGCTGCCAACGGTGGCTTGTCCGATGTGTCTGATCTTCAGCAGCCCAGGGACCTGAAACGAAATCAGATCACACCGGTGAGCACTCACAAATTCAATGACACATTTGCTTGTAGATCAAATTAAATCAGCTAAAACAATGCAGGTGAATTGATGTGTTTCATACAGCAAATTATAACCTGGTAAATTTAATGCTTACTTTGCCTTTTTTTTCAGGATTATGATGTAAGTTTTGCTTTCAGTGTGTTATGCGTTGAATAGTAGCATGTTTAATTAAAGAAAGCTTTGAAGATTCAAATACTAACTGTTGACTTGCGCAGGCAGTTTGAAGTTAATCATTTAAAAAAGATATGGAGTGGCTGAGGTGGAGAGATAAGAGTTATGATTATAAAAGATAAAGAGCAGAACAGTCGCTAAACTACTAATTTAGTGATTTTGAGCACCATATAAACTAGTAGTTTCTGAATTAACACATCAAGTATGGCATGCTACCACAAAGTAGCTCAGGTATTAAAAAGCAAAAAAAGATTACCCTCAATCTGATAGCGGCATAAGTCCCATACACAGCACCTGCACAAAAAGGGGGGAAACATGCCCATTAATTCCATGACATTAATTTCATATCCTACGCCAGCACTTGAAGTTCCGAAAACTAAGAAGAAAACACAAACCAAAAAACAACAATAAGCAGCTCCCTCATAATTGCATTAAGAGATTGCTAGTAGGCGAGTAGCTCTAGAATTGTTAAGCTGAAGGAGCAAACTAAGAAAAATGAGAGCATCCATAAGAGTGCTAATTGTTCAGCAGAAACAGCCAGTTATGCCTCCAATGTCCAAAAGCATGACTAAGCAGCATATCTAACCTGTTGTGTTTCCACGAGCATTGTTAAACAGCAGGAGTGGAGCTATTACTACTTGTCAACGTCAGTTGCCAAGATACACCATCCAAACAACATCAAAAGTCTTTAACTTGTTGTTATCACTTATCAAGCCCAGAACTGTAACTAAGGCCAGAAACTGAATATTATAATCTGTCACGCATTTCACCTTAGCATTACTCGTCAAAAAGTAACCAAGAAGATCTAGTCATCTTCTCTCACCACACTGGCCCGAATTCCtaaccaccaccaccagtcgaacACCTATGACAGGGGTCGACAATAAAAGCCCAGCACTTGAGCGAGCAGCCTTCAGATGTTCAGCATCAAGTCGTCACAGACGTCTGCTTCCACCGCGAGGAAATCTCCCACCGTGGCATACAACAAGATTTCCTACCAAACGCAACCGAATAATGAGCACAGCTCATGCGCCCACATCACAGCCCGAACCTACTAGGCGGAAGTCACAGATCAGCAACTGACCCCCCGAATCAATCGTGGTGCTGAACGAAATTTGACCAAACTCTTGAAGCGAAATCGGACCGGCGCCGGGCGGATTGGCACAGGGCCAGctagggtttagggttttagtGAGGGAGGAGCTTACCGACGGCTCCGCCGACCGCGCCGCCGATGGCGACTCCGGCGCCGATGCGCGCCAAGCAGCTATCTCTCCTCGCCATCGCTTCTCCtcccttgccgccgccgccgctctcctcCGTTCCCCACGGCCCCTTCTGTTTCTAGCTTGGTTAATCTGACTCGACGCAGCGTCTGCTTATGGGCTGCTTGCCTTGCGCGTCGTCCTCGCTGTTCGGGCTACCTCTGGCCTTGGTTTTATTTCAGTAGGATTGGGCCCGTGTTTGAGATACGGACCGTCCGTGAAGTTGAGTTTTCTTGGAGCGAAACTAAACCAAAATGTTTTCTTGGAGGAGATAAATATTTTTTTTCTTGGAGTATAAGTTTTCTTGGAATCAAAGTATTCACCAGTAATGTGTAGCACAATGAATTGAAACTTGTCTCATTTTTTTCCCAATCATCATGGCTTTGGATTTATATTTTTTGAGATATCGAGGAAAAAGTATTTTTTTTTCCTTATTAGAAACTAAACAAAGTCCTCCAACTACTTATAGGATTTCATATGACAGACTGCATTTTTGTATCCTTTTTACCATTAGCAAAATGATGGATGTCAATACACATACCACGTTTCCTGGGGGTAAACCAAGCGAACTGTGGTTCCCCCAGCCGGGTAGGAACGAACAAATTGTTTTAGTTTGCTAAAAAAATCACTCTCTGCGAATGTTACAGAACTGTCACGCGAAAATAGGTTAATTTGCCATGTTGTTGTATAAGGATTTACCATGTTCTAAGTAAAAAAAATACATGATGTATAAAAAGTTTGTCACAAAACTGCCATCATTTTCAGAGATTTGTCATAATTACAACATGGAGAATTGCCGCCCTAAAAATATAAAATGATAAAATTGTCATGATCAGGATATGCCATACTTGCTGAAGGAAATTGTCATGTTACATCAACGGGGAAAAGTGAAAGTTAGCAAGCTCTAAAAACAGAAATTGTCATCCCGAATGTGTTCGCTGAGATTGCCATCCTGAGCAAAGCATTCTTATGCCGTCGGCTCGTAGTTCGCTCGGAGGGGTGTGAGGGCCGAACGCTCTAGGATTTGTGTGCGGGACCCGACGTGCCTGAGGGCCTTTGCTCTGGAATCATTAAACAAATTTTTAACATTACAGAAAATGTTTCTTTCTATAATGCACTATTTTTCCCATTCTTGCCCAATGGTATCTTTGTATTGCCACATGTTGATCGACACTATTATTTAGTATTTATTAAAGGGGGTTTGATGGTGGTATGTTTATGTCATCCAATTCCCTCTTTGGTCCCTGCATGTAGTATGGTAAAAAGGCCAAGACAAACCAGCTCAAGCCTACGGACATCCACGCGCAAGTGAAACCTTTCAAAACCGCACACCTCTCTTCTCGTCATCTTTCCTTTTGTCCTGGTGCAATTCCGTGTGTTATGGGGAAGAAAACATGCTCGCCTGCTCTTCCACTACCGCCTAGGACCGCGTCACCCACGCTCCTTCTCC is drawn from Aegilops tauschii subsp. strangulata cultivar AL8/78 chromosome 1, Aet v6.0, whole genome shotgun sequence and contains these coding sequences:
- the LOC109768962 gene encoding uncharacterized protein, which translates into the protein MARRDSCLARIGAGVAIGGAVGGAVGAVYGTYAAIRLRVPGLLKIRHIGQATVGSAAVFGLFLGAGSLIHCGKNY
- the LOC109768961 gene encoding uncharacterized protein → MAEPPAAACPTELELARAQCRSLHDRLAASPSLPRHPALRSLLRLVAAELRFLASSSHPDPARPLSSNLPHLGALHLLLTHPAVRSPSRLSPLPGVDFACAFRSRPAWVLLSARNPSGFQWVPRKGISSRVAAVLDAARSAPPATHPEKLLLAFARGVSADIVLGLADEFGAVEVDLLAEFVGESEDVEEEDGWVSVSFHPNEEMRSFRAFEIEVLDGGGEVLLPPPCRGVEEVEEGSGDQLGGWFADFMGKMRMNSMEMVNLDTTALIAIVSGISNGGVGKLMGAPEAESRARFKCNYKFVMDQAQSELQSPIFVELGKAVDGKKCIICEAVNSEFNEIVSMCGGPEEKTRASQLLKQLTIVPDSPSARMMDLPTTRKLAMKNKVVFGTGDHWRAPTLTANMGFVRAVSQSGMPLMTIEHRPRALIGL